One Sphingobacteruim zhuxiongii DNA window includes the following coding sequences:
- the trxA gene encoding thioredoxin, which yields MALEITDSNFEEVVLKSDKPVLIDFWAEWCGPCRMVGPLVDEIATEYEGKAVVGKVNVDNNPDISVRYGIRNIPALLFFKNGEIVDKQIGAVPKSVLAEKLDKQLS from the coding sequence ATGGCATTAGAAATTACAGACAGCAACTTCGAAGAGGTTGTTTTAAAATCAGATAAACCAGTGCTTATCGATTTTTGGGCAGAGTGGTGTGGTCCATGTCGTATGGTTGGTCCATTAGTGGACGAAATTGCTACTGAATATGAAGGTAAAGCAGTAGTAGGTAAGGTAAATGTGGACAATAACCCAGATATCTCTGTACGTTACGGTATCCGCAATATCCCCGCATTATTATTCTTCAAAAACGGAGAAATTGTTGATAAACAAATTGGTGCAGTGCCTAAATCAGTTTTAGCAGAGAAATTAGACAAACAATTATCATAG
- a CDS encoding IS110 family RNA-guided transposase, with product MAVSGLPFILDRGCGLDVHKDTVVATIKGSDFDTETKTFLTFTDDLYNLVEWLQAHSITQVAMESTGVYWRPVYAVLEDYFHILLVNARHIKNVPGQKTDKKDSEWITKLLLSGLLKGSFIPPQHIRELRELFRHRRKLIAMRTAEKNRLQNILESANIKLRSVVSDVFGVSAMEMVRAMAKGQLDPLLLASMAKGSLVKKHAELLKALTGKITDHHRFMLNLILQSIDHINLQIAQSEAQMEQYARIMHKELELLESIPGVSSRVALGIVSEIGTDMAQFATHQNLSSWAGVCPGNNESAGKKYSSKITRGNKYLKTTLVEAAWVASRSKANPLLAVKHHQIAARRGQKKATIAIAHKILIAAYHVLRDNEAYQLHPQDKKILENRRLKRIDRLQKQLSTLKNTSYK from the coding sequence ATGGCTGTCAGCGGATTACCCTTTATTCTTGACCGTGGTTGTGGACTGGATGTCCACAAAGACACAGTAGTTGCTACCATTAAAGGTAGTGATTTTGATACAGAGACAAAAACCTTCTTAACTTTTACGGATGACTTGTACAATTTAGTGGAATGGCTCCAGGCCCATTCCATTACACAGGTTGCCATGGAGAGCACTGGGGTTTACTGGCGACCGGTTTACGCGGTTCTGGAAGACTATTTTCACATCCTACTGGTCAATGCCCGGCATATCAAAAATGTTCCGGGACAGAAGACCGACAAGAAGGATAGCGAATGGATCACTAAACTGCTTCTTTCCGGTTTACTGAAGGGGAGCTTCATCCCACCACAACATATCCGGGAGCTCAGGGAACTTTTCCGACATAGACGTAAGCTTATCGCTATGCGGACCGCAGAAAAGAACCGGTTACAGAACATCCTTGAATCCGCCAACATCAAACTGAGGAGCGTAGTCAGCGACGTATTTGGGGTAAGCGCCATGGAAATGGTCCGGGCGATGGCCAAAGGTCAACTCGATCCTTTGCTATTGGCAAGCATGGCCAAGGGTTCGCTGGTCAAGAAACACGCAGAGCTACTTAAGGCACTTACTGGCAAGATCACGGATCATCACCGCTTCATGTTGAACCTAATACTGCAATCCATCGATCATATCAATCTACAAATAGCACAATCAGAGGCTCAGATGGAACAGTACGCAAGGATCATGCACAAGGAGCTGGAACTACTGGAATCTATCCCTGGAGTATCTTCCAGGGTGGCACTGGGAATCGTTTCAGAAATCGGTACGGACATGGCTCAATTTGCAACACATCAGAACCTTTCTTCATGGGCTGGGGTTTGCCCAGGCAACAATGAGAGTGCAGGAAAGAAGTACTCCTCGAAAATAACACGTGGAAACAAGTATCTCAAGACGACGCTCGTGGAGGCAGCATGGGTGGCCTCTAGATCCAAGGCAAATCCATTACTTGCGGTCAAGCATCATCAAATCGCTGCACGAAGAGGTCAGAAGAAGGCTACAATAGCCATCGCACATAAGATCTTGATTGCAGCATACCATGTCCTGAGGGACAATGAAGCCTATCAATTGCATCCACAGGATAAGAAAATACTTGAAAATAGACGACTTAAAAGAATTGACAGATTACAGAAACAATTGAGTACCCTTAAAAACACGTCTTACAAATAA
- a CDS encoding TonB-dependent receptor plug domain-containing protein, with product MFSRKLFLLLSISPSFLFAQQSDTTLLKEVVIQENRLSIPFDKRNRNIQILTQEDIQQLPSTSINEVLRYAAGVDIRQRGPFGTQADIGIDGGSFDQTLILINGVKLSDPQTGHHMLNLPVPLSEIQRIEVLRGPVSRIYGINGLTGAVNIVTKQATANSVFVQLQSGSSFKKVEAEVGKDGIYYGNAVQVGGSFVRKNHQHQLFFGKEHSNGQRYNSGADNEKLYYQNQITLAPSHKIQMMAGYINNEFGANGYYAAPGDKESEELVETVISSISSHHQLNKWYLSPRISHRYNEDDYRYFRNDLSKGRSKHYTQSLTGELHARYQTTLGDLGIGAEARFEDISSSNIGKHNRENYGFFTEFRTTKFNRFDINVGAYVNYNTDYNWEIFPGIDIGYQATEHLRLSVNSGTSQRIPTFTDLYLNQRPGNIGNPDLKSESAWQNEFGLQYYRNKFSFQAGYFYRDIRRFIDWLRESTDVPYQAQNLGNNKTHGIYANVGYKTVFAEQHSLMFNFAYTYLDPSIINDYSNSIIKYGIESLKHQLQASLSYSIQNWSITTANRWLERSSSNAYFISDLRLAYQKKRISVFADVQNIFDEKYVEVGAVPMPSRWANLGLRYQWTQH from the coding sequence ATGTTTTCAAGAAAACTTTTTTTATTGCTTAGCATCAGTCCAAGCTTCTTATTCGCCCAACAAAGTGATACGACTCTATTGAAGGAAGTCGTAATCCAAGAGAATAGACTTTCTATTCCCTTTGATAAGCGCAATAGAAATATTCAAATCCTAACGCAAGAGGATATTCAACAGCTTCCTAGTACGAGCATCAATGAGGTGCTACGTTATGCCGCAGGTGTTGATATTCGGCAGCGTGGACCTTTTGGTACGCAAGCCGACATCGGAATTGACGGGGGTAGTTTTGACCAGACATTAATCTTAATCAATGGGGTCAAACTTTCGGATCCGCAGACTGGACACCACATGCTCAATCTGCCTGTTCCCTTATCGGAAATACAACGAATAGAAGTATTGCGCGGTCCTGTTTCTAGAATTTACGGTATCAATGGACTAACTGGTGCGGTGAATATCGTGACGAAGCAGGCAACGGCTAATTCAGTTTTTGTTCAACTCCAATCGGGTTCATCCTTTAAGAAAGTCGAAGCCGAAGTTGGAAAAGATGGCATCTATTACGGCAATGCGGTACAAGTGGGCGGGTCATTCGTTCGCAAAAACCATCAACATCAGTTGTTCTTTGGAAAAGAGCATAGCAATGGGCAGCGCTATAATAGTGGCGCCGACAATGAGAAATTGTATTATCAAAACCAAATCACGCTAGCACCTTCCCATAAAATCCAAATGATGGCGGGTTACATCAACAATGAGTTTGGTGCCAATGGTTACTATGCTGCACCTGGTGATAAAGAATCGGAAGAGCTCGTAGAAACAGTTATTTCGAGTATTTCATCGCATCACCAGCTAAATAAATGGTATTTAAGTCCTAGAATTAGTCATCGCTACAATGAGGATGATTATCGATACTTCCGAAACGATCTTAGTAAGGGTCGTAGTAAACATTATACACAGAGCCTTACCGGCGAATTGCATGCCCGCTACCAAACGACATTAGGCGATTTGGGTATTGGTGCTGAAGCTCGATTTGAAGATATTAGCAGCTCCAATATCGGAAAACATAATAGAGAGAATTATGGCTTCTTCACAGAGTTTAGAACGACTAAATTCAACCGTTTTGACATTAATGTCGGTGCCTACGTAAATTACAATACCGACTATAATTGGGAGATTTTTCCCGGTATCGACATTGGCTACCAAGCGACAGAGCATCTACGCCTATCAGTTAATAGCGGTACGAGCCAACGCATCCCAACATTTACTGATTTGTACCTTAATCAGCGCCCTGGTAACATCGGTAATCCAGACCTGAAAAGTGAGTCAGCTTGGCAAAATGAATTTGGCTTGCAGTATTACCGAAATAAGTTTAGCTTCCAAGCCGGATACTTCTACCGAGATATCCGCCGCTTTATTGATTGGCTACGCGAAAGTACGGATGTGCCCTATCAAGCGCAAAACTTAGGCAATAATAAAACACATGGGATCTACGCGAATGTCGGCTATAAAACGGTATTCGCCGAGCAACATTCACTAATGTTTAACTTCGCCTACACCTATCTAGATCCCTCTATAATTAACGATTATAGCAACAGTATTATTAAATACGGAATTGAAAGCTTAAAGCATCAACTGCAGGCTAGCCTTAGTTACAGCATTCAAAATTGGTCGATTACTACCGCCAATCGTTGGCTGGAACGTAGTTCTTCGAATGCCTACTTCATTTCTGATTTGCGATTAGCCTATCAGAAGAAACGCATTTCCGTATTTGCTGACGTACAGAATATATTCGATGAAAAGTATGTTGAAGTGGGTGCAGTTCCTATGCCTAGTCGATGGGCGAATTTAGGTCTTCGATATCAATGGACTCAGCATTAA
- a CDS encoding zinc dependent phospholipase C family protein, whose protein sequence is MKRYFRLVFILFFGLTLQSWGFYTHRIINQHASYSLPLEMSPFFKRYAYEIQKKSVQADQRVYVDPDEGARHYIHLDNHNNIHDSLIIPWYKLDKHSLQRDLLKQGIIPWQIDLTYRKLVNAFSQKNSAKIIQHASDLGHYMADAHVPLHTSSNYNGQQTNQHGIHALWETRLPEMFIPSYNLIVGKPEYTSDVLHFAWETVRASHALLDSVFYLEWQTSQQIAAYRKRSYIVKNYLLQLDYSDEFCRHYHQAMQGMLERRIKASIRATASLWYSAWIDAGQPMMNELTAGANKINKDWRFSLFIQKGHEDWY, encoded by the coding sequence ATGAAACGATATTTTCGTTTGGTATTCATTTTATTTTTCGGGTTGACTTTACAATCTTGGGGATTCTATACACATCGTATTATTAATCAACACGCTAGCTATAGCCTTCCGCTCGAAATGTCACCTTTTTTCAAACGATATGCTTACGAAATCCAAAAGAAGTCTGTACAGGCCGACCAACGTGTCTATGTAGATCCCGACGAAGGTGCTCGTCACTACATTCACTTGGACAATCACAACAATATCCATGATTCCTTGATCATCCCATGGTACAAATTGGATAAACATAGCCTGCAGCGAGACCTCTTAAAACAAGGAATTATCCCCTGGCAGATTGATTTGACTTACAGAAAGCTTGTAAATGCTTTTTCCCAAAAGAATAGCGCAAAGATTATTCAACATGCATCCGATCTAGGACATTACATGGCGGATGCACATGTTCCATTGCATACCAGCAGCAATTATAATGGTCAACAAACCAATCAACATGGTATTCACGCCTTGTGGGAGACCCGCCTACCCGAGATGTTCATTCCAAGCTATAATTTAATCGTCGGTAAACCCGAGTATACGTCCGACGTGCTCCATTTTGCTTGGGAAACTGTAAGAGCAAGTCATGCTTTATTAGACTCCGTTTTTTATTTGGAATGGCAAACAAGTCAACAAATAGCGGCATATCGGAAGAGAAGCTATATCGTAAAGAACTATTTACTTCAATTAGACTACAGCGATGAGTTTTGCAGACATTATCATCAGGCGATGCAGGGCATGCTTGAGCGGCGAATAAAAGCCTCTATTCGGGCAACGGCGTCCTTGTGGTATTCTGCATGGATTGATGCCGGCCAACCGATGATGAATGAGCTTACAGCGGGTGCAAACAAAATAAATAAAGATTGGCGCTTTTCTTTATTTATTCAGAAAGGTCACGAAGATTGGTATTAA
- a CDS encoding glycosyltransferase family protein — protein sequence MKILYAVQGTGNGHLTRAIDIIPCLQAHAQVDVLVSGIQADIQLPFEVKYRYHGLSFIFGKSGGVDLWKTFMSSTVRKFVKEVNSVPVEDYDLVINDFEPISAWGCYFKEKPCIGLSHQIGAFDPASPKPEETDMLGKFIMKNYAPSTSAYGFHFKSYASHIFTPVIRQSVRQLESIDKGHYTVYLPSYDDAHLIKQLTRFPDVKWEVFSKHNKRPFHQKNVSINPINSDAFVASMASSSGVLCGAGFETPAEALYLGKKLLVIPMKNQYEQHLNAASLEEIGVPVIKSLKKKYEYDIEAWLNAKSRVNVDYPDCTADIVEKIIKKHS from the coding sequence ATGAAAATTTTATATGCTGTACAGGGTACAGGAAATGGACATTTAACAAGGGCAATTGATATTATTCCCTGCCTACAAGCTCACGCACAAGTGGACGTCTTGGTAAGTGGTATCCAGGCGGATATCCAATTACCTTTTGAAGTCAAATATAGATATCATGGTTTAAGTTTTATCTTCGGTAAATCGGGAGGTGTCGATCTATGGAAAACATTTATGAGCTCTACTGTTCGTAAGTTTGTCAAAGAGGTCAACTCAGTGCCCGTTGAGGATTATGACTTGGTCATAAATGACTTCGAGCCGATCTCTGCTTGGGGCTGTTACTTCAAAGAAAAGCCCTGTATTGGTTTAAGCCATCAAATAGGCGCGTTTGATCCTGCCAGTCCTAAACCGGAAGAAACGGATATGTTGGGTAAGTTTATCATGAAAAACTATGCACCCTCAACCAGTGCCTATGGTTTCCACTTTAAATCCTATGCAAGCCATATATTCACGCCCGTCATTCGCCAGTCTGTCCGACAATTAGAGTCTATAGACAAAGGGCATTATACGGTATATTTGCCATCTTATGACGATGCACATCTTATTAAGCAACTCACGCGCTTCCCGGATGTAAAATGGGAAGTATTCTCCAAGCATAATAAGCGACCATTCCATCAAAAGAATGTCTCGATAAATCCGATTAATAGTGACGCTTTTGTCGCAAGTATGGCAAGTTCTTCTGGTGTTTTATGCGGTGCAGGCTTTGAAACTCCAGCCGAAGCCTTATATTTGGGAAAGAAACTATTGGTTATACCTATGAAAAACCAATATGAGCAGCACCTAAACGCCGCTTCTTTGGAAGAAATCGGTGTGCCTGTAATCAAATCGTTGAAAAAGAAATATGAATATGATATCGAGGCTTGGCTGAATGCGAAGTCACGCGTCAACGTCGATTATCCGGATTGTACTGCTGATATTGTTGAGAAAATCATCAAAAAACACAGCTAA
- a CDS encoding FKBP-type peptidyl-prolyl cis-trans isomerase, giving the protein MKYIFGLLSIFFALNTSAQSLKTANDSLTYALGQDLGKHLKRLDFPVNQAVLMKSIKQALDGKGQKFSESQVNDIIQTGLTRLGEEKISKTKAKSQAVLDENKKKAGVIVTKEGLQYEVLQEGTGLHPKLQDEVVVHYKGMLADGTVFDSSYDRNEPLTVGVDRVIDGWRIGIPTMKVGGKTRFVIPHDLGYGARESGPIPAFSTLIFEVELLKILSDEPHESI; this is encoded by the coding sequence ATGAAATACATTTTCGGACTTCTGTCCATCTTTTTTGCACTAAATACCTCCGCACAATCGCTAAAAACCGCAAACGACTCCTTAACCTATGCGTTAGGGCAGGATCTTGGAAAGCACTTAAAACGCTTAGACTTTCCGGTGAATCAAGCTGTATTGATGAAATCCATTAAACAAGCATTGGATGGTAAAGGACAAAAGTTCTCCGAATCTCAAGTTAATGATATAATCCAAACTGGTTTAACACGTTTGGGAGAAGAGAAAATTAGTAAAACCAAAGCAAAGTCTCAAGCGGTGCTTGATGAAAATAAAAAGAAAGCAGGCGTCATTGTGACCAAAGAAGGTTTACAGTACGAAGTGCTGCAAGAAGGAACAGGTTTACACCCTAAACTGCAGGATGAGGTTGTTGTTCATTACAAAGGAATGCTTGCCGACGGTACAGTATTCGACAGCTCTTATGATCGAAATGAACCTTTAACAGTTGGCGTTGATCGTGTCATTGATGGTTGGAGGATTGGGATCCCAACGATGAAGGTTGGTGGGAAGACTCGATTTGTTATTCCACATGACTTGGGGTATGGAGCACGAGAAAGTGGTCCAATTCCTGCATTTTCTACTTTAATCTTCGAAGTGGAGCTGTTAAAAATCCTAAGCGACGAACCCCATGAATCAATCTAA
- a CDS encoding aldo/keto reductase, with protein MNQSKLAHADLLIPEISLGAMSLDYKEPQLASKILDQALALGINYIDTADLYDRGENERMIGNLTKANRKNWLLASKVGNLWRQDGSGWDWVPSKQYIIQAVEQSLKNLQTDYLDLYQLHGGTNEDPMAEIVEAFELLKAQGKIRAYGISSIRPNVFQNYAKGSQISSNLMQYSLLDRRPEEYLDFFDKSQVSVFVRGALAQGLLVDKSAKSYLGFEATAIARLQIALQDVSNDLQVPKLALALKYPLLHRAVKSIVVGIRTAQQMDDLEQAIQKLADIQLSDYEDLLNLLPTNRYTDHRQ; from the coding sequence ATGAATCAATCTAAGCTCGCACATGCAGATCTATTAATTCCGGAAATATCTTTAGGGGCAATGTCACTAGATTATAAGGAGCCACAATTAGCTTCTAAGATCTTAGATCAGGCATTAGCCTTAGGAATAAACTATATCGATACGGCGGATTTATACGATCGCGGTGAGAATGAGCGGATGATTGGAAATTTAACCAAGGCAAATCGCAAGAATTGGCTATTGGCTTCCAAAGTTGGTAATTTATGGCGTCAGGATGGATCCGGATGGGATTGGGTTCCATCAAAGCAATATATTATCCAAGCCGTGGAGCAAAGCTTAAAGAATTTGCAAACTGATTATTTGGATCTGTATCAACTTCACGGAGGTACCAATGAAGATCCCATGGCGGAAATTGTGGAGGCCTTTGAACTGTTGAAGGCACAAGGCAAGATTCGTGCATATGGCATATCATCTATCCGTCCGAATGTTTTCCAGAATTATGCAAAAGGGAGTCAGATTTCCAGTAATCTGATGCAATATAGTTTACTTGATCGTCGTCCGGAAGAATATTTGGATTTCTTCGATAAATCGCAAGTGTCGGTTTTTGTTCGTGGTGCCTTAGCACAAGGATTGCTGGTAGATAAGTCTGCCAAGTCGTATTTAGGATTTGAAGCTACGGCGATAGCGCGCCTACAAATTGCTTTACAAGATGTATCGAATGATTTACAAGTGCCAAAACTCGCATTAGCCTTGAAGTATCCATTACTGCATAGAGCTGTAAAATCAATTGTGGTAGGGATTCGAACAGCGCAGCAAATGGATGATTTGGAACAGGCTATACAGAAATTAGCGGATATTCAGCTTTCTGACTATGAGGATTTATTAAATCTATTGCCTACAAACCGCTATACAGATCATAGGCAATAA
- the kdsB gene encoding 3-deoxy-manno-octulosonate cytidylyltransferase, with the protein MKVIGVIPARYDSTRFPGKPLVDIGGMTMIQRVYNQVKHASSLSEVVVATDDQRIFDHVKSFAGNVVMTSKEHQSGTDRCAEVVQNITGFETVINIQGDEPFIDPQQIDLLVSCFENQEVQIATLIRKITEFNDLDNVNKPKVVLNTKQEAIYFSRQAIPYYRGKDIKDWLNHADYYNHIGIYGYRTGILKELTQLPVSNLEKIESLEQLRWIDNGYSIKTAISNHVNDAIDTPEDLEAIKRKYFNG; encoded by the coding sequence ATGAAAGTAATTGGAGTAATACCTGCACGCTACGATTCTACGCGATTCCCTGGGAAACCTTTGGTCGACATTGGCGGAATGACAATGATTCAACGTGTTTATAACCAAGTCAAACACGCGAGTAGTCTTAGTGAGGTCGTGGTAGCAACCGACGATCAACGTATTTTCGATCATGTAAAAAGCTTTGCTGGCAACGTCGTAATGACGAGTAAAGAACATCAGTCAGGAACAGATCGCTGTGCGGAAGTCGTACAGAATATTACCGGATTTGAAACGGTCATCAATATACAAGGCGACGAACCTTTTATCGATCCACAGCAAATCGATTTATTGGTATCCTGTTTTGAAAACCAAGAGGTTCAGATTGCGACGTTGATACGTAAGATTACGGAATTTAACGATCTTGACAACGTGAATAAGCCAAAAGTGGTCCTAAACACGAAACAGGAAGCAATTTACTTTTCGCGTCAGGCAATCCCTTATTACCGCGGAAAGGATATCAAAGACTGGCTAAATCATGCGGATTACTATAACCACATAGGTATCTACGGCTATCGTACTGGAATTTTAAAGGAATTAACTCAACTGCCGGTATCGAATTTAGAAAAGATAGAGTCCTTAGAACAGCTTCGTTGGATTGATAATGGCTATAGCATTAAAACAGCCATTTCTAATCATGTCAACGATGCGATTGATACACCTGAAGATTTAGAAGCTATCAAGCGTAAGTATTTCAACGGATAA
- a CDS encoding deoxynucleoside kinase — translation MHIAIVGNIGAGKTTLTERLAKHLNFEPQFEAVENNPYLEDFYSDMKRWAFNLQIFFLNSRFRHIVDLQNRQINMIQDRTIYEDAYIFAENLYDMGLMSARDFENYSDIFQSIIHYIKPPDLLVYLKASVPTLVNNIQKRGRDYESGIRLDYLSKLNDKYEKWIGNYKEGKLLILDKDNLDFANNQEDLGTIIQKIEAELFGLF, via the coding sequence ATGCATATAGCAATTGTTGGAAATATTGGTGCCGGTAAAACAACTTTAACAGAAAGACTTGCCAAACACTTAAACTTCGAGCCACAATTCGAAGCCGTAGAAAACAACCCCTATTTAGAAGATTTTTACAGCGATATGAAACGCTGGGCATTCAACCTACAAATCTTCTTTTTGAATAGCAGATTCCGTCATATCGTGGATCTTCAAAATCGTCAAATCAATATGATTCAAGATAGAACGATTTATGAAGACGCTTATATCTTCGCAGAAAACTTATATGATATGGGATTGATGAGTGCTAGAGATTTCGAAAACTATAGCGACATCTTTCAATCTATTATTCATTACATCAAGCCACCAGACTTATTAGTTTATTTAAAAGCTTCTGTCCCTACCCTAGTCAACAACATCCAAAAACGTGGAAGAGATTATGAATCTGGCATTCGCCTTGATTATCTGTCCAAATTGAATGATAAATACGAAAAATGGATAGGAAATTACAAAGAAGGAAAGCTACTTATCTTAGATAAAGACAACTTAGATTTCGCAAATAATCAAGAGGATCTTGGAACAATTATCCAAAAGATTGAAGCCGAACTATTCGGTTTATTTTAA
- the trpS gene encoding tryptophan--tRNA ligase: METVVSGIRSTGKLHLGNYYGALSNFVKMQDEYNCFFFIADLHSLTTHPTPQDLNSMVRNVVVEYLAAGLDPEKSTIYVQSDVPEVAELYLYMNMNAYLGELERATSFKDKVRANPNNVNAGLLTYPVLMACDILIHHGVKVPVGKDQEQHLEMTRTFGNRFNRLYDVDYFKEAFAFTYTDKLVKVPGLSGQGKMGKSNGDADCIYLSDTEDAIRKKIMRAVTDAGPTEMNQAKPEAVQNLFDLMNVVSTADTVEHFDSLYNKCEIRYGDFKKQLAEDMVLATADVRSRIDSISKDDEYIKKVVKLGAEKASASAQKTIKEVREIIGLKRLF, translated from the coding sequence ATGGAAACTGTTGTTAGTGGTATTAGAAGTACCGGAAAATTACACTTAGGAAATTACTATGGAGCGTTGAGCAATTTCGTGAAGATGCAGGATGAATATAACTGTTTCTTTTTTATTGCTGATTTACACTCTTTAACGACACACCCTACCCCGCAGGACCTAAATAGCATGGTTCGCAATGTCGTTGTCGAATATTTAGCTGCAGGATTAGATCCTGAAAAATCAACGATCTACGTTCAATCGGACGTTCCTGAGGTCGCTGAACTTTACTTATACATGAATATGAACGCATACCTTGGCGAATTAGAAAGAGCCACTTCTTTCAAAGACAAGGTTCGTGCAAACCCTAATAACGTCAACGCAGGATTATTGACCTACCCTGTTTTAATGGCTTGTGATATTTTAATCCACCATGGTGTTAAAGTCCCTGTAGGTAAAGATCAAGAGCAACACCTAGAAATGACCAGAACTTTTGGTAATCGCTTTAACCGATTGTATGATGTAGACTATTTCAAAGAAGCATTTGCATTTACGTATACGGATAAATTGGTAAAAGTACCAGGCTTATCTGGACAAGGGAAAATGGGTAAATCTAATGGCGATGCCGACTGTATCTACCTATCTGACACGGAGGATGCAATTCGCAAGAAGATTATGCGTGCAGTGACAGATGCCGGTCCTACCGAAATGAACCAAGCAAAACCTGAAGCCGTACAGAATCTATTTGACTTAATGAATGTCGTTTCTACAGCAGATACAGTAGAACATTTTGATTCCTTATACAACAAATGTGAAATACGTTACGGCGACTTCAAAAAACAACTGGCAGAAGACATGGTCTTAGCTACTGCAGACGTACGCTCAAGAATCGATAGCATCTCGAAAGATGATGAGTACATTAAGAAAGTCGTTAAGCTAGGTGCTGAAAAAGCATCGGCAAGCGCGCAAAAAACCATTAAAGAAGTTCGTGAAATCATTGGTCTAAAAAGACTGTTTTAA
- a CDS encoding SDR family oxidoreductase has protein sequence MQIDLKGKTALVGGASAGIGKAIAQELAKCGATVFIMARNEDKLKKVLSELDAKAGQVHGYLVSDFMNYEQHKATLNTFFKSQAIDILVNNTNGPAAGSVLSKEEEDYQGAFELLFQTAVYTSNLALNHMKKQGYGRIINVSSMTVKEPQDNLVLSNTMRTALVSWSKSLANAVGKDGITVNSVLTGYFATDRLYSLMEKQAEQEGLDIAIIEKRRRESIPLKRLGKPEEYGYLVAFLASPYASFLTGASIPLDGGISNLIF, from the coding sequence ATGCAAATAGATTTAAAAGGTAAAACAGCCTTGGTTGGGGGCGCATCGGCGGGAATAGGGAAGGCTATTGCGCAAGAGCTTGCTAAATGTGGTGCTACTGTTTTTATAATGGCTAGAAACGAAGACAAGCTGAAGAAAGTACTGTCGGAATTGGATGCGAAAGCAGGGCAGGTTCATGGTTACCTTGTTTCAGATTTCATGAATTATGAACAGCACAAAGCTACTTTAAATACCTTTTTCAAGTCTCAGGCGATCGATATTTTAGTGAATAATACGAATGGCCCTGCAGCGGGTTCTGTATTATCGAAAGAAGAAGAGGATTATCAGGGCGCTTTTGAGCTTTTGTTTCAAACGGCAGTTTATACGAGTAATTTGGCTTTGAATCATATGAAGAAGCAAGGTTATGGTCGTATCATCAATGTGTCGTCGATGACGGTTAAGGAGCCTCAGGACAATCTAGTACTTTCGAATACGATGCGCACGGCTTTGGTGAGCTGGAGTAAATCGTTAGCAAATGCCGTAGGGAAGGATGGAATTACGGTAAATTCGGTATTGACGGGTTATTTTGCGACCGATCGTTTATATAGTTTGATGGAGAAACAAGCGGAACAAGAGGGCTTGGATATCGCTATTATCGAGAAACGTAGACGAGAGAGTATACCTTTGAAAAGATTAGGCAAACCAGAAGAATATGGTTACCTCGTTGCATTCTTAGCTTCTCCTTATGCTTCTTTTCTGACTGGAGCTTCCATTCCATTGGATGGCGGTATTTCCAACTTAATATTCTAA